Proteins from a single region of Antechinus flavipes isolate AdamAnt ecotype Samford, QLD, Australia chromosome 2, AdamAnt_v2, whole genome shotgun sequence:
- the LZTS2 gene encoding leucine zipper putative tumor suppressor 2 isoform X1 has translation MPGDSSHGPGAQCLGVAVASVQVALKACGQATVPPAMAIVQTLPVPLEANPENTVSHPPHLPTMGSVSSLISGRPCPGGGPAPCHHAPSGPPFFRQQDGLLLRGGGCRAQEPLCPPVPTRKPVGNTGFAYINEDFRGDSPSSPCSDTEDAREQQARSAHLRGPPPKLIPVSGKLEKNMEKNLIRPTAFKPVLPKPRGPPSLPAFLGPRAGVGGMSGSQGSLTQLFGGPASSSSSSSSSSADKPLTLSGWASGCPSGTLSDSGRNSLSSLPTYSTGGAEPAGGSPVGHLSTDGPGRGVLPGTGGSHRGVPMGPSHSDSGRSSSSKSTGSRGGLLSGGGTRVSPDSGSCGDRSPLPGPPPPPPPPLPDESLLRCALQEKLREREAELQQLRDSLDENEAAICQVYEEKQRRWQREREELQEGCVAQVKQATQRAQRAQQLLQLQVFQLQQEKRQLQDDFAQLLQEREQLERRCAAFEREQSELGPRLEETKWEVCQKSGEISLLKQQLKESQAELVQKGSELAALRVALREARASLRASEGRARGLQEAARARELELEVCTHELQRRKSEAEWLREKAGQLDMAVAGLRGAPETMPTPDPFLLSESDEAKAQRAAAAGAGGSLRAQVERLRAELQQERRRAEEQQGSFESERLAWQAEKEQVIRYQKQLQHSYIQMYRRNRQLEQELRQLSLELEARELVDYSLPETPPCVHLEEITATEI, from the exons CAGGTCGCCTTGAAGGCCTGTGGCCAGGCCACAGTCCCTCCAGCCATGGCAATCGTCCAGACTCTGCCTGTGCCCCTGGAAGCCAACCCTGAGAACACGGTTTCACACCCACCCCACCTGCCCACCATGGGCAGTGTGAGTAGCCTTATTTCAGGCCGGCCCTGCCCTGGAGGAGGGCCTGCACCCTGCCACCATGCTCCCTCTGGACCTCCTTTTTTTCGGCAGCAGGATGGGCTACTGCTTCGAGGGGGTGGTTGTAGGGCCCAAGAACCACTGTGCCCCCCAGTACCCACCAGAAAGCCTGTGGGAAATACTGGCTTTGCATACATCAATGAGGACTTCCGGGGAGACTCACCCTCCAGCCCCTGTAGTGACACTGAGGATGCCCGGGAGCAGCAAGCCCGAAGCGCCCATCTCAGGGGACCACCTCCAAAGCTCATCCCTGTGTCTGGAAAGTTGGAGAAG AACATGGAGAAGAATCTGATCCGGCCTACAGCCTTCAAACCTGTGCTGCCCAAGCCTCGGGGGCCACCATCCTTGCCAGCATTCCTGGGGCCACGGGCTGGTGTTGGGGGGATGTCAGGGAGCCAGGGTAGTCTGACCCAGCTGTTTGGGGGCCctgcttcctcctcttcctcctcttcttcatcctctGCTGACAAGCCTCTGACCCTCAGCGGTTGGGCCAGTGGTTGCCCCTCAGGGACACTGTCTGACTCTGGCCGAAACTCACTGTCTAGCTTGCCTACTTATAGCACAGGGGGAGCTGAACCAGCTGGAGGCTCTCCAGTAGGGCACCTATCTACTGATGGCCCTGGTAGAGGAGTGCTACCTGGCACTGGGGGCAGCCACCGTGGGGTCCCCATGGGTCCCTCGCACTCAGACAGTGGGCGTTCATCATCCAGCAAGAGCACAGGATCCCGGGGAGGCCTTCTCAGTGGTGGGGGTACTCGGGTCTCTCCAGACAGTGGTTCTTGTGGGGATCGATCACCTCTACCTGGCCCgcccccacctccccccccacccctgccAGATGAGTCTCTGCTGCGATGTGCTCTGCAGGAGAAACTTCGGGAACGTGAGGCAGAACTGCAACAGCTTCGGGACAGCCTGGATGAAAACGAGGCTGCCATCTGCCAG gtcTATGAGGAAAAGCAGCGACGCTGGCAGCGGGAGAGGGAGGAGCTCCAGGAGGGCTGTGTAGCCCAGGTGAAGCAGGCAACCCAGAGGGCCCAGCGGGCCCAGCAGCTGCTGCAACTGCAGGTGTTCCAGCTGCAGCAGGAAAAGCGCCAGCTGCaagatgactttgcacagctgcTGCAGGAGCGAGAACAACTGGAACGACGGTGTGCGGCCTTTGAGCGGGAGCAGAGTGAGCTCGGTCCTCGACTGGAGGAAACCAAGTGGGAG GTATGCCAGAAATCAGGGGAGATCTCCCTGTTGAAGCAGCAGCTAAAGGAATCCCAAGCAGAGCTGGTTCAGAAGGGCAGTGAGCTGGCAGCACTACGAGTGGCCCTTAGGGAAGCCCGGGCCTCCCTAAGGGCCAGTGAGGGGCGAGCTCGGGGGCTGCAGGAGGCTGCCCGGGCTCGGGAACTAGAGCTTGAGGTCTGCACTCATGAGCTACAACGGAGAAAAAGTGAAGCTGAATGGCTCCGAGAGAAGGCCGGACAGTTGGACATGGCTGTGGCAGGACTTCGGGGGGCCCCAGAAACTATGCCCACCCCCGACCCCTTCTTGCTGTCAGAGAGCGATGAGGCCAAAGCCCAGAGGGCGGCAGCAGCTGGGGCTGGGGGGAGCCTTCGGGCCCAGGTGGAGCGGCTGAGGGCTGAGCTGCAGCAGGAGCGGCGTCGGGCCGAGGAGCAGCAGGGAAGCTTTGAGAGTGAGCGCCTGGCCTGGCAGGCGGAGAAGGAGCAAGTCATTCGCTACCAGAAGCAGCTGCAGCACAGCTACATCCAAATGTACCGGCGCAATCGGCAGTTAGAGCAAGAGCTGCGGCAGCTGAGTCTGGAGCTGGAGGCCCGGGAGCTGGTAGACTACAGCCTGCCCGAAACCCCACCCTGTGTCCACTTGGAGGAGATCACAGCCACAGAGATCTGA
- the LZTS2 gene encoding leucine zipper putative tumor suppressor 2 isoform X2: MAIVQTLPVPLEANPENTVSHPPHLPTMGSVSSLISGRPCPGGGPAPCHHAPSGPPFFRQQDGLLLRGGGCRAQEPLCPPVPTRKPVGNTGFAYINEDFRGDSPSSPCSDTEDAREQQARSAHLRGPPPKLIPVSGKLEKNMEKNLIRPTAFKPVLPKPRGPPSLPAFLGPRAGVGGMSGSQGSLTQLFGGPASSSSSSSSSSADKPLTLSGWASGCPSGTLSDSGRNSLSSLPTYSTGGAEPAGGSPVGHLSTDGPGRGVLPGTGGSHRGVPMGPSHSDSGRSSSSKSTGSRGGLLSGGGTRVSPDSGSCGDRSPLPGPPPPPPPPLPDESLLRCALQEKLREREAELQQLRDSLDENEAAICQVYEEKQRRWQREREELQEGCVAQVKQATQRAQRAQQLLQLQVFQLQQEKRQLQDDFAQLLQEREQLERRCAAFEREQSELGPRLEETKWEVCQKSGEISLLKQQLKESQAELVQKGSELAALRVALREARASLRASEGRARGLQEAARARELELEVCTHELQRRKSEAEWLREKAGQLDMAVAGLRGAPETMPTPDPFLLSESDEAKAQRAAAAGAGGSLRAQVERLRAELQQERRRAEEQQGSFESERLAWQAEKEQVIRYQKQLQHSYIQMYRRNRQLEQELRQLSLELEARELVDYSLPETPPCVHLEEITATEI; this comes from the exons ATGGCAATCGTCCAGACTCTGCCTGTGCCCCTGGAAGCCAACCCTGAGAACACGGTTTCACACCCACCCCACCTGCCCACCATGGGCAGTGTGAGTAGCCTTATTTCAGGCCGGCCCTGCCCTGGAGGAGGGCCTGCACCCTGCCACCATGCTCCCTCTGGACCTCCTTTTTTTCGGCAGCAGGATGGGCTACTGCTTCGAGGGGGTGGTTGTAGGGCCCAAGAACCACTGTGCCCCCCAGTACCCACCAGAAAGCCTGTGGGAAATACTGGCTTTGCATACATCAATGAGGACTTCCGGGGAGACTCACCCTCCAGCCCCTGTAGTGACACTGAGGATGCCCGGGAGCAGCAAGCCCGAAGCGCCCATCTCAGGGGACCACCTCCAAAGCTCATCCCTGTGTCTGGAAAGTTGGAGAAG AACATGGAGAAGAATCTGATCCGGCCTACAGCCTTCAAACCTGTGCTGCCCAAGCCTCGGGGGCCACCATCCTTGCCAGCATTCCTGGGGCCACGGGCTGGTGTTGGGGGGATGTCAGGGAGCCAGGGTAGTCTGACCCAGCTGTTTGGGGGCCctgcttcctcctcttcctcctcttcttcatcctctGCTGACAAGCCTCTGACCCTCAGCGGTTGGGCCAGTGGTTGCCCCTCAGGGACACTGTCTGACTCTGGCCGAAACTCACTGTCTAGCTTGCCTACTTATAGCACAGGGGGAGCTGAACCAGCTGGAGGCTCTCCAGTAGGGCACCTATCTACTGATGGCCCTGGTAGAGGAGTGCTACCTGGCACTGGGGGCAGCCACCGTGGGGTCCCCATGGGTCCCTCGCACTCAGACAGTGGGCGTTCATCATCCAGCAAGAGCACAGGATCCCGGGGAGGCCTTCTCAGTGGTGGGGGTACTCGGGTCTCTCCAGACAGTGGTTCTTGTGGGGATCGATCACCTCTACCTGGCCCgcccccacctccccccccacccctgccAGATGAGTCTCTGCTGCGATGTGCTCTGCAGGAGAAACTTCGGGAACGTGAGGCAGAACTGCAACAGCTTCGGGACAGCCTGGATGAAAACGAGGCTGCCATCTGCCAG gtcTATGAGGAAAAGCAGCGACGCTGGCAGCGGGAGAGGGAGGAGCTCCAGGAGGGCTGTGTAGCCCAGGTGAAGCAGGCAACCCAGAGGGCCCAGCGGGCCCAGCAGCTGCTGCAACTGCAGGTGTTCCAGCTGCAGCAGGAAAAGCGCCAGCTGCaagatgactttgcacagctgcTGCAGGAGCGAGAACAACTGGAACGACGGTGTGCGGCCTTTGAGCGGGAGCAGAGTGAGCTCGGTCCTCGACTGGAGGAAACCAAGTGGGAG GTATGCCAGAAATCAGGGGAGATCTCCCTGTTGAAGCAGCAGCTAAAGGAATCCCAAGCAGAGCTGGTTCAGAAGGGCAGTGAGCTGGCAGCACTACGAGTGGCCCTTAGGGAAGCCCGGGCCTCCCTAAGGGCCAGTGAGGGGCGAGCTCGGGGGCTGCAGGAGGCTGCCCGGGCTCGGGAACTAGAGCTTGAGGTCTGCACTCATGAGCTACAACGGAGAAAAAGTGAAGCTGAATGGCTCCGAGAGAAGGCCGGACAGTTGGACATGGCTGTGGCAGGACTTCGGGGGGCCCCAGAAACTATGCCCACCCCCGACCCCTTCTTGCTGTCAGAGAGCGATGAGGCCAAAGCCCAGAGGGCGGCAGCAGCTGGGGCTGGGGGGAGCCTTCGGGCCCAGGTGGAGCGGCTGAGGGCTGAGCTGCAGCAGGAGCGGCGTCGGGCCGAGGAGCAGCAGGGAAGCTTTGAGAGTGAGCGCCTGGCCTGGCAGGCGGAGAAGGAGCAAGTCATTCGCTACCAGAAGCAGCTGCAGCACAGCTACATCCAAATGTACCGGCGCAATCGGCAGTTAGAGCAAGAGCTGCGGCAGCTGAGTCTGGAGCTGGAGGCCCGGGAGCTGGTAGACTACAGCCTGCCCGAAACCCCACCCTGTGTCCACTTGGAGGAGATCACAGCCACAGAGATCTGA